GCTACGTCGAGCCGCGGCGCGAGCCGCGCATCGAAGGCGCGGTGACCAACGCGGTCGTCGACGCGCTGCGGCGCGACGATGGCGACGTGCTCGTGTTTTTGCCCGGCGCTGGCGAGATCCGCCGCGTCGAGGCATCGCTCGCCGAACGTGTCGATCGGAGCGTGATCGTAGCGCCGCTGTACGGGATGCTCGAGCGCGACGCGCAAGACCGCGCGCTGTTCCCGGACCGCGGCGGGCGCCGCAAAGTCGTGCTGTCGACGTCGATCGCCGAAACGAGCCTCACGATCGAGGGAATTCGAATCGTCGTCGACAGCGGGCTTTCCCGCGCGCCGCGCTTCTCGCCGCGCACCGGCATGACGCGACTCGAGACGGTACGCGTCTCGAAATCGTCGGCGGACCAGCGGCGCGGACGCGCCGGCCGTACAGCGCCGGGCGTCTGCTACCGGCTCTGGGCCGAGCACGAAACCACGCACCTTCTCGAGCAGTCGCCGCCCGAGATCCTCCACGCCGACTTGTCTCCGCTGGCGTTGGATCTCGCCGTCGCCGGGGTGACCGACCCCTCGGAGCTCGCTTGGCTCGACACGCCGCCGGCCGCTGCCTTCGCGCAGGCGCGCGAGCTCTTGGCCGAGCTCGAGGCGATCGATGCATCCGGCGTCGCGACCGCGCACGGCCGCGCCATGGGAGAGCTCGCGGTGCACCCGCGGCTCGCGCACATGCTGATTCGCGCGACAGAGCTGGGCGCCGCGAAGATCGCCTGCGACATCGCCGCGCTTCTCTCGGAGCGCGACGTCGTTCGCTTTCAGGAAGGCTCGAGTGATTCGGATCTCGCGCGCCGGCTCGATCTCATGCGTGCATCCCGCGACGCGTCGGCCGACGTCGACCGCGACGCTCTTCGGCGAGCGAGGACGGAGTCGGATCGCCTCGCCGAGCGACTGGAGTCCGTCTCAGTCACCGGCCGTCCACCTGTCCACCCGTCCACCCGTCCACCGGATCCGGGCGCGCTGATCGCACTCGCCTACCCCGACCGCGTCGCGAAGCGTCGTTCCGCGACCGGCCCGGGGACACGGGCGCGTTTCGTTTTGCGCAACGGTCGCGGCGCCGAAGTGCGAGAGAGCGATTCGCTCGCCGCGTCGCCGTTCATCGTCGTCGCGCAGTTGGACGACCGGAAGCCCGAAGCGCAGATCTTTCTCGCGGCGGCGGTCGACGAGGATGACGTGCGCCGCTTGTTCGGCGATCAGATCGTGACCGACGAGTCGGTGGACCTCGACGATTCGACGGGCGCCGTCGCCGCTCGGCGTGTCGAGCGACTCGGCGCGATCGTGCTGCGCGAATCTTCGCTCGCCGCGCCGTCGGAGGAGTCGGCGCGCGCGGCGCTCCTCCGGGCGATTCGGCGCCGCGGCGTGTCGGGGTTGCCATGGTCCGACGCCGCGACCCGTCTGCGCCAACGCATGTCGTTCGTCGCGTTTCACGATCGTGAATGGCCCGACGTGTCCGACGACGCGCTCACGGCGCGCCTCGACGAGTGGTTGGCGCCGTCGCTCGCCGGCGTTCGTCGGCTCTCCGCGCTTCAGCAGGTGGATCTCTCCGAAGCGCTCTCGTCGTTGCTCGACTGGCGGCGGCGGCGGGCGCTCGACAACCTCGCTCCGTCGCACGTCGTCGTTCCCACCGGCTCGCGCATTCCCATCGACTACTCGGATCCCGCCGCGCCCAAGGTCGCGGTCCGCTTGCAAGAGGTGTTCGGGCTGACGGAATCGCCCCGGGTGCTGGACGGCCGCGTTCCCGTCACGATGCAGCTTCTTTCGCCGGCGCACCGTCCGGTGCAGACCACGCGCGACCTCGCCGGATTCTGGCGCACGAGTTACTTCGACGTGCGAAAGGATCTACGCGGGCGATATCCCCGTCACGAATGGCCGGAGGATCCGCTCACCGCTGCGCCGACGAAACGCGCGAAGCCGCGGCGCTGAGCGACTCGTTAGAATTGCCAGAACGGCACGCTGCGATCGGCCGGCCGCTTCACGAATTCCAGATCGCGCACGCGGTTGATCGAGAGCGTGAACCCGTTCACCGCGCCCCGTTCGTTGCGCACGACGCGCAGCAGCATCTGGTCGTTGTTCGTGAACAGGTCGGTCGTGAAGGTGACGAACCGCAGGTCGGACTCGTGCGGGCGCCGGAGCAGGAGAATGCCCTCTCGCGGCACGAGCGACACGGCGAGGTCGAGCTCGGGACTGTAGAACTCCCCGGCGAGCTGGGTCAGCTGGTCGTTTCGCTTACGAGCGATCGTCGAGTCGCCCGCCGTCGACGCGGTGCCGACGCTGAACGGGCCCGCCGAGAAATCGATCGCGCGCGTGGCCGCGGCGGCCGCCACCGCGCGCTGCCTGGGGATCAAGCCGAGATGGATCGTCGCCACCTGGTCGACCAGGGTCGTCGGCGCGCCCGACGTGTTGCACAGGGAGATCACGCTCAGACGGCGCGAAGGGATCATGAGCATGGCGCTGCGATAGCCGCCGTACGCCCCGCGATGTGAAAAAGTGCTCATGCCGGCCATGTCGCCCACGGTGAGCGCCAACGCGTACGGAATGGCCTGGCCGTTGTTCAGCCGGCCCGGTTCCTCGAGCTCGGCCACGCCATCCCGACCGCCGACGCGTCCCGATTCGAAATTCGCGTCCCACTTGGCCAGATCTTCGATCGTCGAGTAGACGCCGCCGTCGCCCACGACGTCGAGCTCGGGCTGGCTGATCCGATATCCCGAGGCCGTCGGTTGATAGCCGACCGCGCGATGCGGGATGAGCTGCGTGTGGTCGTCGCGAAACTCGGTGTGCGTCATGCCGAGCGGCTTGAAGATGTGGTCGGCTGCGTAGTCGCGGAGCGACTGGCCCGACGCGCGCTCGACGACCATGGCGAGCAGCGCGTAGCCCGTGTTGCTGTAGAGGAACTCGTCGCCGGGCGTAAAGTTCAGACTTTTCTGACGGCTGACCAAATCGATGAATTGCGACTCGGTGAGGAGGCCGTCGCTCGGCCACCCCGACAATGCGAGAAGTGTGAAGTAGTCGCGTAGCCCGCTCGTGTGGTGCAGCAGCTGGCGCAGCGTGATCGGCGAGCCGAACGAGGGCACCTGCGGCACCCAGCGCCGAACCCAGTCGTCGAGCGACAGACGCCCCTCTTGCGCGAGCAGCACGATGCTCATGGCCGTGAACTGCTTGGAGAGCGAAGCGATGTAGAAGCGCGTGGACGGTGTGATCGGCGTGTCGTGCTCGAGGTCGGCCATGCCGTACCCCTTGGCGAACGCGAGCTGCCCGTCACGCACGACGCCCACGGCGCACCCCGGCGACGATGTCGAGCTGTACGGCGCGAAGATGGAGTCGACCCATCGATTCGCGGAATCGACCGGCGTCAACCGCGCCGCCGGCGCCGACCCTGCCTGCGCACCGGCGGCCGCGCCACCGACGACAAGCGCGACGATCACCCCGACAAAGGTGCGCCGAACCAAGCTCACGGAGGTGCCTCCCATCTCAGCAGCGCTCTTCAATCCTTCCATGGTACGCAAGGGATGTCCAGCAGAGGACTGAAATCCTTGCAAGCCGTAACCGCGCGGACAACCGCGACCTAGGGACTACGCCCGCGAGGGAGTGAAGGATTCGGGGCCGACGAGGCCATCTCGTGAGCGACTGATTCGCGGGCTAAGTTGGGCCGCATGCCGAACGCCGCCGTCGACCAGACGCTCAAGACTACCCCATTCCACGCTCGCACGGCCCCGCTCGTTCGCGCCCAAACGTGGCGTCGATGGGCGGGTTATCAGGTGGCGAGCGCATACGAGCCGCACCCTGATCGCGAGTACGCCGCTGTTCGCAATGCCGCGGCCCTGCTCGATGTGTCGCCGCTGTACAAATACCGAATTGCCGGGCCGGATGCGGCGCGCCTGCTCGATCGCATGGTCACTCGCGATGTCAGCAAGTGTCGCGTCGGCCAGGTGCTCTACACGCCGTGGTGCGACGTCCACGGCAAAGTGATCGACGACGGCACGATAAGCCGCCTCGACGAGCACACGTTCCGACTGACGAGCGCCGAGCCGAACCTGCGTTGGCTATCGATGAATTCCGTCGGGCTCGAGGTCTCCATCGAGGACGTCTCGGAGCGCACCGGCGCGCTTGCGCTGCAAGGTCCATCGTCCCGGACCATTCTCCAACACCTCACACCCGCGGATCTCTCCGCCCTCAAGTATTTCCGTCTCGTGCACACCACTGTCCGCGAGATCCCGGTGACGATCTCGCGGACGGGCTATACCGGCGATCTCGGCTTTGAGCTCTGGGTCGACGCCGATCGCGCCACGGCTCTCTGGGACGCGCTGATCGAAGCTGGCACGCCGTACGGGATCACGCCGGCCGGCATTTGGGCGCTCGATCTCGCGCGCATCGAGGCGGGCCTCGTGATGCTCGACGTCGACTACTACTCGTCGCATCGCGCCGTGATCGAGGACCAGAAATCGTCGCCGTTCGAGCTCAATCTCGCGTGGACCGTGAGCGCCGACAAAGGTCCGTACAACGGCCGCCGCGCGCTACGCGCCGAACACGCGCGTGGACCCGCCTGGGGGTTCGTCGGCCTGGACGTCGACTGGGAGTCTCTCGAAAGGATCTACGCGGAGCGAGGGCTCCCGCCGCACCTGCCGACCGTCGCCTGGCGCACGAGCGCGCCCGTCTACAAGGACGGAAAACAAATCGGCTACGCGACCAGCGGTTGCTGGTCGCCGTTGCTCAAGAAGTATCTCGCGCTAGGCCACCTGGTGGCACCGCATTTTCAGCCCGGCGCCGGCGTGGAGCTCGAGGTTACCGTCGAGCACCGGCGCAAACGCGCACGCGCCGTTGTCCGCAAACTCCCGTTCTTCGATCCGCCGCGGAAGAAGGCATGAGTATGCCCGGTGTCCCAAAACAAGACGCCATCGTCGTCGGCGGCGGGCACAACGGACTGGTGTGCGCCGCCTACCTGGCGCGCGCGGGCCTCAGGACGCTCGTCCTCGAGCGACGGCCTCTCGTCGGGGGCGCGGCCGTCACGGAAGAGGTGTTCCGCGGCTTCAAGTTTTCGGTGTTCTCGTATGTCGTGAGCCTTCTGCGGCCCGAGATCATCCGCGACCTCGACCTGCCGAGTCACGGGCTGCAGATACTGCCGCTCGAGAGTACGGTCACGCCGCTCGACAATGGCGACTACCTCGCGGGGTGGGCCGATCCGGACGAGACGCGTCGCGAGCTCGCGCGGCATTCGCCTCGCGACGCCGAGGCGGCGATCGAGTTCGGGCGGATGATGCACCACATGGCGATGGCCGTGAAGCCGATCCTCGCCATGGTGCCGCCCGACCCGTCGTCGCTGGCGCCGTCGGATTTGCGCGGCCTGCTCAAGCTCGGCGGCCATCTGCGCGCGTTGGGAGCGGAGCGATTTCACGCGCTCTACAAGCTGATGACGATGAGCAGCGCCGATTATCTGGACGAGTGGTACGAGTTCGACGCACTCAAAGCGACAAAGTCCGCCAGCGGCATCATCGGCACCTTTCTCGGCCCCCGGTCGCCGGGTTCGGCGTACGTGCTGCTGCATCACTACATGGGTGAGATCGACGGTGCGTTTCGCGCGTGGGGATTTCAGAAAGGCGGAACCGGCGCGATCAGCGAGGCCATCGCGTCGTCGGCGCGCGCACTCGGCGCCGAGATCCGCACGAACGCGCCGGTCGACCGGGTTCTCGTCCAGGATGGGCGCGTGCGCGGCGTCGTGCTCGAGAACGGCGACGAGATCACCGCGCCGATCGTGGTCTCCGGGCTCGACCCCCGCCGCACGTTCCTGCAGCTGGTCGATCGCAAGGAGTTGCCGGGCGATCTCGTGGAGGAAGTCGAGCGGTACAAGTTCCGCGGCTCCTCGGGCAAGGTGAATCTCGCGTTGAGTGGCTTGCCGGAGTTCACCTGTCTGCCCGGCGTCGGTCCGCACCATCGCGGTGCGTTCTCGATCAGTCCGAGCGTCGAATATCTCGAGCGCGCGTACGACGACGCCAAATACGGGAACTTCTCGCGCAATCCGTATATGGACATCGTGTTTCCGTCGATGATCGATCCCGGCATGGCGCCGCCGGGCAAGCACGTCATGAGCATTTTCGTCCAGTACGCGCCGTACAACGTGACGGGCGGTTGGGACGCCGTGAAGCGTGAGGCGTTCGGCGACGCGGTTGTGAAGACCGTCGCACGGTACGCGCCGAACATCGAATCGCTCATTCTGCACCGACAGGTGCTGACGCCGGCCGACATCGAACGGATCACGGGCCTCTCCGAAGGGAACATCTTCCAAGGCGAGCTCGCGCTGCACCAGCTCTTTTTTCTCCGGCCGGCGGCGCAATCGGCCAAGTATCGAACGCCAATCAAGGGCTACTGGCAGTGCGGGGCCGGAACGCATCCCGGCGGCGGTATCATGGGCGCGTCGGGCCGACTCGCCGCGATGGAGATCGTCTCGTGACCGCCGTTTCCACCTTCGACGCGATCGTCATCGGCGCGGGCTCGAATGGGCTCGTTGCCGCGGCGGCGCTCGGCAGGGCCGGGCGACGCGTGCTCGTTGTCGAGCGGGCGGAGGAGATCGGAGGACAGCGACGAACGTCGGAGTTCGCGCCCGGCTTTCGCGCAGCGCTGTCCGCCGACACGGGCTGGCTTCCGCCGACGGTCGCCCGCGGGCTCGCGCTTCCGCCGATTGATGTGGTGACACCCGGCGTCGGCGCGTCTGTCGCCGGCGATGGCGGCGTGCTTGCCCTTTCCGCCGACCGCGGGTGGGCCGCGGACTCGATTCGCCCATACTCGACACGAGACGCGGAACGGTGGGCCAATTTCACCGAGCGACTCGCAAAGCTCGCTGGTTTTCTCGAGGCGCTCTACCAGCTCCCGCCGCCCGACGTTGACGCGGCGCTGTCATTGGGTGAGCTCGCGCCGCTCCTGTCGCTCGGTCGCAAATTTCGCGCGCTCGGCCGCGCGGACATGCTCGAGCTGTTGCGCGTGCTGCCGATGTCGCTTCAGGATTTGCTCGACGACTGGTTCGAGAGCCCGCTGGTCAAGGCGGCCGTGGCCGCCGGCGGGGTTCGCGACATCCGCCAAGGCCCGCGATCCGGCGGCACGTCGTTCGTGCTCCTGCACCACCTCATCGGCGCGCGAGCGGGCTCGGTTGGCGCGCGGCCGTGGTGGCGTGACGGGCCGGATGCGTTCATCAGCGCGGTCGCCGACGTCGCACGCGGCAACGACGTTGCCGTCCGCACCGGTGCCGGCGCCGCCACGATCGTCGTGCGCGACGACGTCGTCACGGGCGTCGTCCTCGACACCGGCGAGGAGATCTCGGCACCGATCGTCGTTTCGACGGCCGATCCGGTGCTCACGTTGCTCGGCTTGGTCGATCCGGTCTGGCTCGATCCCGAATTTCTCCACGCGGTGCGGAACATCAAGCTCCGCGGATGCACTGCGTTCGTGCGTTTCGCCCTCGACCGCCTGCCCGACGTGTCGGGCTTCGACGATTCAACGTCGGCGCTCACCAGCACGATGAGCTTGACGCCGTCGCTCGATGCGCTCGAGCGCGCGTACGACGCGGCGAAGTACGGCGGCGTTTGCGGCGAGCCGCACATCGAGATCACGGCGCCGACGACGCGCTGGCCGTCGCTCGCTCCCGCCGGACAGCACGTGCTCCTCGCCCGAGTGCACTACGCGCCGTATCAGTTGCGTGATGGTGCGGTGTGGGATGATACGCGTTCGTGCGAGCTCGGCGAGACCGTGATGGGGGCGATCGGCCGCGTCATGCCGGGCTTCGCCGACGCGGTGCTGCATCGAGAGGTCCTCACGCCGCCCGATATCGAGACGCGCTTCGGCGTCACGCACGGCGCGATGACGCACGGCGAGATGACGCTCGATCAAATTTTGTTCATGCGCCCGGTACCCGGTTGGGGACGCTACTCCATGCCCATCGACGGCCTCTATCTGGCCGGATCCGGGGCGCATCCCGGCCCGGGCGTCCTCGGCGGGGCGGGATGGTTGGCGGCGAAACGGATCCTGAGGGGCAAATGACCACGTATCACCGTACGGTCGAAGCGTACAAGCAGGGCGCGCATACGATGCCGCGCGAGTATTACACGTCGCCCGACGTCCTCGTCGAGGAGCGCGAGCGTATTTTCGCGCGCCACTGGAACTGCGTCGGCCGAGCGAGCCGAATCGCGCGGCCGGGTGATTACATCGTGCGCACTGTCGCCGGAGAATCGCTGATCGTCCTTCGCGATCGCGACGGCGAGCTGCGCGCGTTCTTCAACGTCTGCCGGCACCGTGGTACCCAGATCTGCCGCGAAGCGTCGGGTCAGTTCTCCGAGACGATCCAGTGCCCGTACCATGCGTGGACCTATACGACCGATGGACGGCTCATCGGCGCGCCGCATATGCACGAGGTCGAGGGATTCGACAAGCGCGATTTTCCGCTGCACGCGGCGGCCGTGGCTGAATACGGGGGCTTTCTGTTCGTGAACGTCAGCGACGAACCGCAGCCCTTCGACCAATATTTTGCGCCGATGATGCCTCGGCTCTCGCGCTTTGGTCTCTCCGATCTCGAGGTCGGTCACAGCGTACGCTACGAGGTGCAGGCGAACTGGAAGCTCGTCTTCCAGAATTACTCGGAGTGCCTGCACTGTCCGATGATTCACCCTGAGTTGTCGGTCGTCCTGCCGTACCAGAGCGGGGCCAACGATCTGATCGATGGACCGTTCCTCGGCGGATACATGGAAATCAGCGCGCCGCACGAGAGCGCGACACTCAGCGGCCGAGCCTGCGGACGACCGGTGGCTCCCGCGCTGCCCGAGGCCGATCGGCATCGCGCGTTCTACTACACGCTCATGCCCAACCTGATGCTGAGCATCCATCCGGACTACGTGAACTACTATCTGCTCACGCCCGACGGTGTCGATCGGACGATCGTCGAATCGGAGTGGATGTTTTCACCGGAGAACAGGCACGACCCGGACTTCAATCCGGCCGACGCGGTCGCATTTTGGGACGTGACCAACCGGCAGGATTGGGACATCGTCGCCTGGAGTCAAAGGGGAATCGGCTCGCGCCGATACGCGCCCGGTCCATATTCGCCACGCGAGAGCATTCCCGCGGCGTGGGATCGTGAGTACCTGCGGTTGATGACGTAGGGACCGCCGGGTCGCCGGTCCACCGGCTGAAACCCGGGCGAACGGAGTGCGTACGACCTCGGGGGCAGGTCGCGCTCACTCTCGCCGGGACCGACATGCAATCGCTGCTTCGCGACGTCCGCTACGGCCTTCGATCGCTGTTGAAAGCTCCGGGTCTCACCGCCGTCGCCGTCCTCGCGCTGACGCTCGGCATCGGGCTCACGACGACGATGTTCAGCATCGTGTACGGCGCAATGCTCAGAGGGCTGCCGTACGCCGAGGGCGACCGCATCGTCACCCTTCGCCGGGAAAACCCGGCGCGCGGAATCAACCAGTCGGGAATCTCGCTGCTCGATTTCGGCGACTACAAGGCGCAACAGCGGTCGTTCTCCGAGCTTGCGGCCGTGACGTCGGGGACGATCTTCGTGAGCGGCGACGAGAAAGCCGAGCGTTTCGACGGCGCCTGGATAACGTCCAACACGTTGTCGATGACCGGCGTGAAGCCGATTCTTGGACGGCACTTTCGCGCCGGCGAGGATACGCCGCAGGGCGAGAAGGTGGCGATTCTGGCGTACCGCATGTGGCACGACCGCTACGCGTCGGACGCGAACGTCATCGGACGCATCATCCGCGTGAACGGCGTGCCGACGACCGTGGTCGGCGTGATGCCCGAGCGGTTCGAGTTCCCGGAGAACGACCAGATCTGGCTCCCGATGCAAACGGATCCGAACGCGACCGATCGCGAACACAGCCCGCAGTACGAGGTCTTCGCAAAGCTGAAGCCGGGGGTGTCCCTCGATCAGGCAAACGTCGAGGTGGCGACGATCGCCAAGCGGCTTGCGGCCGCCTATCCGCAGGCCGACGAGGGATTCACGACCACCGCGCGAAACTTCATCGACAGCTACATCGGCAAAGAGCCGCGCCAACTGCTCTGGACGATGCTCGCGGCGGTCTTCTTCGTGCTGCTCATCGCGTGCGCCAACGTGGCGAATCTTTTGCTCGACCGCGCGGCGCATCGCACGAAAGAAGTCGGCGTGCGCACCGCGCTCGGCGCTTCGCGCGGCGCCGTCGTCCGCCAGTTCCTGGCCGAGTCGCTGGTGCTGTCGCTGGCGGCCACCGGTTTCGGCGTCGCCGTCGCGTATTTCGGCGTGGACGGATTCAACCGAGCCCTCGCCGCGACGACGCAGGTGCCATCCTTCATCGACATCCGTCTGCATCCGCAGGTCCTGCTGTTCACGATCGGCGTCGCGGCGCTCACGACGCTCGCCGCCGGCGCCATCCCGGCCTATCAATCGTCGCGCGCGGACATCAACGAGATCCTCAAGGACGATTCCCGCGGCGCATCGAGCTTCCGCATCGGCCGCATCAGCAAAGGGCTCGTGATTTTCGAGATCGCGCTGTCGTGCGGGCTGCTCGTCGCCGCGGGCCTCATGATCAAGAGCGTCGCGCAGTTGCGGAATCTCGATCCCGGGTTCACGACGAAGGACGTGCTGACCGCTCGCGTCGGCTTCCCCGCCGCCTACACCGACACGATCGCGCAGTGGCGCTTCTTCGACGACGTGCAGCAAAGAGTCGCGGCGTTGCCGGGCGTCGTCTCCGCCTCGGTGAGCTCGGGACTTCCGGCCACGAGACAGGGCTTTGGAGGCGCGACGTTCGGCCTCGAGGGACAGAGCTACCTCAAAGACAAGGATTATCCGAACGCGCGTTGGTTGTCGGTGACACCCGACTTCTTCAACACGGTGAAGGCGCCGGTCCTCGACGGCCGCGCGTTCACGATCAGCGACCGCCCCGGCGAGCTTCCTGTTGCGATCGTCAATCGCGAGTTCGTCTCGAAGTTCTTCAAGAACCAGAGCCCGATCGGCAAACGCATTCGCATCGGAAACTCGACCAGCAAGCAGCCGTGGCTCACCGTCGTGGGTGTCGTCGGCAACATGTTCACCGGCGACAACGAGCGCCCGATCGTGCCGGCGATCTACCAACCGTTCGCTCAGTCGCGCCAGAATTTCGCCTGGATCTCGCTGCGCACGTCGGGCCCACCGACGTCGCTCGCCCCGTCGCTCCGCCAAACCGTTGCGTCGGTCAACCCGGACATTCCGCTCTATTGGGTGGACACGTACGAGCACCAGATCGCGCAGCAAGTATGGTTCGTCCGCGTGTTCGGGACGATGTTCATGATCTTCGGGTTCGTCGCGCTCTTCCTGGCGTCGGTCGGCCTGTACGCGGTGATGTCGTTCTCGGTGAGCCGCAGAATCCGCGAAGTCGGTATCCGCATGGCCCTCGGCGCGCGCGCGCGCGACGTCGTGCGCATGATCTTCCGCCAAGGCCTCGTCCAGCTCGTCGTCGGCATGTCGCTCGGCCTGCTGTTCGCGACCGGGATGGGCCAGCTGCTCAAGGCCATTCTCTTCCAGGTTCAGCCGCGCGACCCGTCGATCTTCGTGGGTGTCGCGGTCGTGCTGACCCTGGTCGGCTTGATCGCGTGTCTGGTCCCCGCGCTACGCGCGACGCGGGTGGACCCGCTCGTCGCGTTGCGAAGCGAGTAGCACGATGGCGTTGACCGCGCGTGCGACGGTATCTAGCTTGCTTCGCATGGCAAACGGCGCACTGAACCGCAATCGCTCCAATAATCGGAACTCCAACCGGAACTCTGGTTAGGGCGCACTCGGCTGTTCAGTGATCGAGAGGCCCGCCAGAAGTCGACATGGCGGGCCTTTTCGTTGAGGTGGCAGTCTGTGGAAAGATGTGACGTTGGAAGCCTCGGCGAGTCTGGACGATCGACA
Above is a genomic segment from Gemmatimonadaceae bacterium containing:
- a CDS encoding ABC transporter permease; this encodes MQSLLRDVRYGLRSLLKAPGLTAVAVLALTLGIGLTTTMFSIVYGAMLRGLPYAEGDRIVTLRRENPARGINQSGISLLDFGDYKAQQRSFSELAAVTSGTIFVSGDEKAERFDGAWITSNTLSMTGVKPILGRHFRAGEDTPQGEKVAILAYRMWHDRYASDANVIGRIIRVNGVPTTVVGVMPERFEFPENDQIWLPMQTDPNATDREHSPQYEVFAKLKPGVSLDQANVEVATIAKRLAAAYPQADEGFTTTARNFIDSYIGKEPRQLLWTMLAAVFFVLLIACANVANLLLDRAAHRTKEVGVRTALGASRGAVVRQFLAESLVLSLAATGFGVAVAYFGVDGFNRALAATTQVPSFIDIRLHPQVLLFTIGVAALTTLAAGAIPAYQSSRADINEILKDDSRGASSFRIGRISKGLVIFEIALSCGLLVAAGLMIKSVAQLRNLDPGFTTKDVLTARVGFPAAYTDTIAQWRFFDDVQQRVAALPGVVSASVSSGLPATRQGFGGATFGLEGQSYLKDKDYPNARWLSVTPDFFNTVKAPVLDGRAFTISDRPGELPVAIVNREFVSKFFKNQSPIGKRIRIGNSTSKQPWLTVVGVVGNMFTGDNERPIVPAIYQPFAQSRQNFAWISLRTSGPPTSLAPSLRQTVASVNPDIPLYWVDTYEHQIAQQVWFVRVFGTMFMIFGFVALFLASVGLYAVMSFSVSRRIREVGIRMALGARARDVVRMIFRQGLVQLVVGMSLGLLFATGMGQLLKAILFQVQPRDPSIFVGVAVVLTLVGLIACLVPALRATRVDPLVALRSE